One genomic segment of Falco peregrinus isolate bFalPer1 chromosome 7, bFalPer1.pri, whole genome shotgun sequence includes these proteins:
- the MSH5 gene encoding mutS protein homolog 5 — MSATSAQSCALPPLLGPEREDEEHSETHMSVLWYAGQLAITYYDTEDCSVYFMPDIPDNEDLRLLQKVIEEVNPQCIVTSAKQDQNIAKFLTNLTASASDKDTGKPEIVLFPNIDFGLEVSKQRILSRQFPFIPFHMTATEKILYLSSVIPFESPLMIRALGGLLKFLDRRRIGVELEESTTAVPILAFKKFVLSDTVNMDQDTYSVLQIFKSDIHPSVYKLSSGLKEGFSLYGILNHCRCKWGEKLLRQWLTRPTRNLTELNKRLDVIHYFLLAQNHETVLTLQGCLKNIKNVPLILKRMTLSHTKVSDWQALYKTACSAVCLRDTCRSLPNTIELFQTISHVFTDDLHYIASLISKVVDFEGSISENRFTVKPNVDPTIDAKKRKLMGLSDFLTEVARKELETLDNHIPSCCVIYIPLIGFLLSIPRLPTMVDKSDFEIEGLDFMFLSEDKLHYRSDRTKELDRLLGDLHCEIRDQETLIMHQLQTKILEKSEVLNSVIEYTAHLDVLLALAVMARENAYCRPRFTHRHGFHIKDGRHPLMELCAKTFVANPANSGEATRRIKIITGPNSSGKSIYLKQVGLIVFMALIGSYVPAAEAEIGIIDGIYTRIHSRESVSVGLSTFMIDLNQVAKAVNNATERSLVLIDEFGKGTNTLDGLALLAAVLRHWISQGTQCPQVFVSTNFHSLMQLELLPDTPLLEYLTMETHQDGAELVFFYQIKPGLSTVSHAANIAALAGMPAKIIERGVEVSELIRNGKAIKRIDHPSKGDQMEKCKSVVEKFLHLDLDDPHVDLQEFMCNEVLASAASVL; from the coding sequence atgAGTGCCACATCAGCCCAGAGTTGTGCTTTGCCACCATTGCTTGGGCCTGAACGAGAGGATGAAGAACACTCTGAGACACACATGTCTGTTTTGTGGTATGCAGGGCAGCTGGCAATTACTTACTATGATACAGAAGATTGCTCAGTCTACTTCATGCCTGACATACCTGATAACGAAGACCTCAGGCTACTGCAAAAAGTAATTGAGGAAGTTAATCCTCAATGCATAGTGACCAGTGCAAAACAGGACCAGAACATTGCCAAATTCCTGACCAACCTAACAGCTAGTGCTAGTGATAAAGAtacaggaaaaccagaaattgtCCTGTTTCCCAACATAGATTTTGGCCTAGAAGTCAGCAAGCAACGGATCCTATCTAGACAATTTCCATTTATCCCATTTCATATGACTGCAACAGAGAAAATTCTCTACTTGTCCTCAGTCATCCCTTTTGAGAGTCCACTCATGATACGAGCCCTCGGGGGACTCCTTAAGTTTCTAGACAGGAGAAGGATTGGAGTTGAGCTCGAAGAAAGCACTACTGCAGTTCCTATATTGGCCTTTAAAAAGTTTGTGCTGTCAGATACTGTGAATATGGACCAAGATACTTACAGTGTCCTGCAGATATTTAAAAGTGATATCCATCCTTCTGTGTACAAACTGTCCAGTGGATTAAAAGAAGGATTCAGTTTATATGGAATTTTAAATCATTGCAGGTGCAAATGGGGAGAAAAACTGCTGAGGCAGTGGCTCACACGACCTACTCGGAACTTGACAGAGCTGAACAAACGTCTAGATGTTATCCACTACTTCCTGCTGGCTCAGAACCATGAAACAGTTCTCACTCTTCAAGGCTGCCtcaagaatattaaaaatgtaccTCTTATTCTAAAAAGAATGACTCTTTCCCACACAAAAGTTAGTGACTGGCAAGCACTCTATAAGACAGCATGCAGTGCAGTGTGCCTTAGAGACACATGTCGTTCTCTGCCCAACACTATTGAACTCTTTCAGACTATTTCACATGTCTTCACTGATGATCTCCACTACATTGCTAGTCTAATCAGCAAAGTGGTGGACTTTGAAGGCAGCATCTCAGAGAACCGCTTCACTGTTAAACCCAATGTGGACCCTACCATTGACGCGAAGAAACGAAAGCTGATGGGACTGTCAGACTTCCTTACAGAAGTGGCACGAAAAGAATTGGAGACCTTGGACAATCATATCCCCTCCTGTTGTGTGATCTACATTCCTTTGATTGGGTTTCTTCTCTCCATTCCACGGCTACCAACTATGGTGGATAAGAGTGACTTTGAAATTGAAGGCTTGGACTTCATGTTCTTGTCAGAGGATAAACTGCACTACAGAAGTGATAGGACTAAGGAGCTAGACAGACTGCTCGGTGACTTGCACTGTGAGATCAGAGACCAGGAAACACTTATTATGCATCAGCTGCAGACAAAGATTTTGGAGAAGTCTGAAGTCCTTAACAGTGTGATTGAGTATACTGCACACCTAGATGTGCTACTAGCTCTGGCAGTGATGGCTCGGGAGAACGCCTACTGCCGGCCACGCTTTACTCACCGCCATGGTTTTCACATCAAGGATGGAAGACATCCACTCATGGAACTATGTGCAAAGACTTTTGTGGCCAATCCTGCAAACAGTGGCGAGGCTACAAGACGAATAAAGATCATCACAGGGCCCAACTCATCTGGAAAGAGCATCTACTTAAAACAAGTAGGTCTCATAGTATTTATGGCTCTAATCGGCAGTTatgtccctgcagcagaggcagagattGGCATAATTGATGGGATTTACACAAGAATTCACAGCAGGGAGTCAGTTTCTGTAGGGCTTTCCACTTTCATGATTGATCTTAACCAGGTTGCCAAGGCAGTAAACAATGCCACAGAGAGGTCCCTGGTACTTATTGATGAGTTTGGTAAAGGGACCAACACGCTGGATGGCCTGGCCCTCCTGGCTGCTGTCCTTAGGCACTGGATCAGTCAAGGAACACAGTGTCCACAGGTCTTTGTCTCCACTAATTTTCACAGTTTAATGCAGCTAGAACTCCTGCCTGACACACCTCTTCTGGAGTACCTGACCATGGAGACCCACCAAGATGGAGCTGAGTTGGTATTTTTCTACCAGATCAAACCAGGCTTGTCCACTGTTAGTCATGCTGCCAACATTGCTGCACTGGCAGGAATGCCAGCCAAAATTATTGAAAGAGGAGTAGAAGTGTCAGAACTGATTCGTAATGGAAAAGCTATCAAACGTATTGATCATCCTTCAAAAGGAGATCAGATGGAAAAATGCAAGTCTGTTgtggaaaagtttcttcaccTAGACCTTGATGATCCCCATGTGGACTTACAAGAGTTCATGTGTAACGAGGTGCTGGCTTCTGCAGCCTCAGTCCTGTAA